One part of the Deltaproteobacteria bacterium genome encodes these proteins:
- the lpxK gene encoding tetraacyldisaccharide 4'-kinase, whose translation MSDAARAVERLWDGTGIAARLGRVLLAPAAGLYAAGIGVRNAAYRAGVLRSHAAAVRTVSVGNVRVGGTGKTPFTRWLASRVHARGVPVAILTRGYGGRERAAHVVGDGVRVTSDVARAGDEAVMLARTSGVPVVAGADRAAAAALAIATFGSRLLVCDDAFQHRALRRDLDLVLVDAGERGGLGRLLPVGPLREPLRALGRAHVVLVRQHGDDAAALPASAFPDQRVLRVRFAPAALVQPVGADWQEIGLAALAGQRVLAVSAVARPAPLYEALRAWEAELVHVLEYPDHHPYDARDWQAIAAAAKDVALIVTTEKDLVKLEAFPFARGKLVALRLGVEVEDGAALVTHVIGDAGVDPA comes from the coding sequence ATGAGCGACGCCGCACGCGCCGTCGAGCGCCTCTGGGACGGCACCGGGATCGCGGCGCGCCTCGGTCGCGTCCTCCTCGCGCCGGCTGCCGGCCTCTACGCGGCCGGCATCGGCGTCCGCAACGCCGCGTACCGCGCCGGCGTGCTGCGGAGCCACGCCGCCGCCGTGCGCACGGTGAGCGTCGGCAACGTCCGCGTCGGCGGGACCGGCAAGACGCCGTTCACCCGCTGGCTCGCGAGTCGCGTCCACGCCCGCGGGGTGCCGGTCGCGATCCTCACCCGCGGCTACGGGGGCAGGGAACGCGCCGCCCACGTCGTCGGCGACGGCGTGCGCGTCACGAGCGACGTGGCGCGCGCCGGCGACGAGGCGGTCATGCTCGCCCGCACGAGCGGCGTCCCGGTCGTCGCCGGGGCCGATCGGGCGGCGGCCGCGGCGCTCGCGATCGCGACCTTCGGGAGCCGCCTCCTCGTCTGCGACGACGCCTTCCAGCACCGCGCGCTCCGCCGCGACCTCGACCTGGTCCTCGTGGACGCGGGCGAGCGCGGCGGACTCGGGCGCCTGCTCCCGGTCGGACCCCTGCGCGAGCCGCTGCGCGCCCTCGGGCGGGCGCACGTGGTGCTGGTGCGCCAGCACGGCGACGACGCGGCCGCGCTGCCGGCGTCCGCATTCCCGGACCAGCGGGTGCTGCGGGTCCGCTTCGCGCCGGCGGCCCTCGTCCAGCCGGTCGGCGCGGACTGGCAGGAGATCGGGCTCGCCGCGCTCGCCGGGCAGCGTGTGCTGGCGGTGAGCGCGGTGGCGCGACCGGCACCGCTCTACGAGGCGCTGCGCGCCTGGGAGGCCGAGCTGGTGCACGTGCTCGAGTATCCGGACCACCATCCCTACGACGCGCGCGATTGGCAAGCGATCGCCGCCGCGGCCAAGGACGTCGCCCTGATCGTGACGACCGAGAAGGACCTCGTGAAGCTCGAGGCGTTCCCCTTCGCGCGCGGCAAGCTGGTGGCGCTCCGCCTCGGCGTCGAGGTGGAGGACGGCGCCGCCCTCGTGACGCACGTGATCGGCGACGCCGGCGTGGACCCCGCGTGA
- a CDS encoding HAD-IIIA family hydrolase, with protein sequence MRAPRRGAPRARLMPAVFVDRDGTLNHERHYLRRVADLRLVGGAARAVRRLDAAGFAVVVVTNQSGVARGLVPPRTLARIHDAIVRRLGRAGAQLTAIYVCPHHPTVGAPPFRRRCRCRKPRPGLVERAARELGLDLARSYCVGDGAVDLGLAAATRTRGVLVRTGHGRVTETALPPDVPIAHVAANFRAAADWIIEDARRAPPQRRRASAERRRASATRARASVEGRRRPRR encoded by the coding sequence GTGAGGGCCCCACGCCGCGGCGCGCCCCGCGCGCGCCTCATGCCCGCGGTCTTCGTGGACCGCGACGGCACCTTGAACCACGAGCGTCACTACCTCCGTCGCGTCGCAGATCTCCGCCTCGTCGGCGGCGCCGCGCGCGCCGTCCGCCGCCTCGACGCCGCCGGCTTCGCCGTGGTCGTCGTGACCAACCAATCCGGCGTCGCGCGCGGCCTCGTACCGCCACGCACCCTGGCGCGGATCCACGACGCGATCGTGCGCCGTCTCGGACGCGCCGGCGCGCAGTTGACCGCCATCTACGTCTGCCCGCACCATCCGACGGTCGGCGCGCCCCCTTTCCGGCGGCGGTGCCGCTGCCGCAAGCCGCGTCCCGGGCTGGTCGAGCGCGCCGCCCGCGAGCTCGGCCTCGACCTCGCGCGCAGCTACTGCGTCGGCGACGGCGCGGTCGACCTCGGCCTCGCGGCGGCGACGCGCACGCGCGGCGTGCTCGTGCGAACCGGGCACGGCCGCGTCACCGAGACCGCGCTCCCGCCCGACGTGCCGATCGCGCACGTCGCCGCGAACTTTCGCGCCGCCGCCGACTGGATTATAGAGGACGCGCGACGCGCGCCCCCGCAGCGCCGGCGCGCGTCTGCAGAGCGGCGGCGCGCGTCCGCGACCCGGGCGAGGGCGTCCGTGGAGGGGCGACGTCGCCCGAGGAGGTAG
- a CDS encoding Trm112 family protein, whose translation MPISQELLDILACPKCKQPVALNAAGTGLVCQPCRLEYPIIDDIPVMLIDEAKPLA comes from the coding sequence ATGCCGATCAGCCAGGAGTTGCTCGACATACTCGCGTGTCCGAAGTGCAAGCAGCCGGTGGCGCTGAACGCCGCCGGAACCGGGCTCGTCTGTCAGCCCTGCCGCCTCGAGTACCCCATCATCGACGACATCCCCGTGATGCTGATCGACGAGGCCAAGCCGCTCGCGTAG
- the waaF gene encoding lipopolysaccharide heptosyltransferase II — MTRDRILLVQTGFLGDVVLTTPLVAALRRARPDAELVMLVTPAGAPLVAAHPALDRLLVDDKRGAGRGLRGLARLVRTLRGEGFTIALAAHKSVRTALALRAAGIPRRVGFASAPAAALYTERVARPATAHDRDRLLALLAPFGITDVDAETAHPRVAIDAAARARARALLAAPGDGRPIAALCPGSAWRTKRWPARAFAALARALAADGYRCLLLGGPDERGLTAEVHAAAGGATTDLGGATDLPLLAALLAEAAVVVSNDSAPMHLASAADVPHVAIFCATVPGQGYGPLGRRAIVVERDLACRPCGRHGGARCPRGTDDCMELVTADEVRTAVARVRARAA, encoded by the coding sequence ATGACACGCGACCGCATCCTCCTCGTCCAGACCGGCTTCCTCGGCGACGTCGTCCTGACGACGCCGCTCGTGGCGGCGCTCCGCCGCGCCCGTCCCGACGCGGAGCTGGTGATGCTGGTGACGCCCGCCGGCGCGCCGCTCGTCGCGGCCCATCCGGCGCTCGACCGCCTGCTCGTCGACGACAAGCGCGGCGCGGGCCGCGGTCTCCGCGGGCTCGCCCGCCTCGTCCGAACGCTCCGCGGGGAAGGCTTCACGATCGCGCTCGCAGCGCACAAGTCGGTGCGCACCGCGCTCGCCCTTCGCGCCGCCGGCATCCCGCGCCGCGTCGGCTTCGCGAGCGCGCCGGCGGCGGCGCTCTACACCGAGCGCGTGGCCCGCCCGGCGACGGCCCACGACCGCGACCGGCTGCTCGCACTCCTCGCGCCCTTCGGCATCACGGACGTCGACGCCGAGACGGCGCACCCGCGGGTCGCGATCGACGCGGCCGCCCGCGCGCGGGCCCGCGCGCTCCTCGCCGCGCCCGGGGACGGCCGCCCGATCGCCGCGCTCTGCCCCGGATCCGCGTGGCGGACGAAGCGCTGGCCGGCGCGGGCCTTCGCGGCCCTCGCGCGTGCGCTCGCCGCCGACGGCTATCGGTGCCTCCTCCTCGGCGGCCCCGACGAGCGCGGGCTCACGGCCGAGGTGCACGCGGCGGCGGGCGGCGCGACGACCGATCTCGGCGGCGCGACCGACCTGCCGCTCCTCGCCGCCCTCCTCGCGGAGGCGGCGGTCGTCGTCAGCAACGACAGCGCCCCGATGCATCTCGCGAGCGCGGCCGACGTGCCGCACGTCGCGATCTTCTGCGCGACGGTACCGGGGCAGGGATACGGTCCCCTCGGCCGACGCGCGATCGTGGTGGAGCGCGATCTCGCGTGCCGTCCGTGCGGACGGCACGGCGGCGCGCGCTGTCCGCGCGGCACGGACGACTGCATGGAGCTCGTGACGGCCGACGAGGTGCGGACGGCCGTCGCGCGGGTGCGAGCGCGTGCCGCCTGA
- a CDS encoding DUF2029 domain-containing protein — protein MTNPREWNRPTRAVVAILVAVLLGSAVRNIKEDGDFRGYLEVGELVLRGADIYAEARPDVNTWPPLYAVACVPFALLARVSVYLARAVWLGLNFACIVALFRLATYLVHRRPLVLVAAPGTVALVSGAILGPLVLSARFLLGNLDRLQINMVILAACLLAIAWIVRGRAAAGGALVGLAAAVKVLPIFFLPYFAWKRWWRALGAALATGALASLAPALVFGWERFVAYARHWLALSAGSWPVRKGNQSVYAMVDRLYTHDAIVWSAAHKRLTASNDPVVAAIVYGLLALVALVFLRATRRGGRAPASVGVTMEAAIVLCVTVLFAPLAWKHYFVFLLLGQFVLWHAAFGGGYGLDEPARRRVAWALGISYALTTLTVRGVVGKPLAQTLETMSAVTLGALVVLGALLWVRARAGAGGAADAVPGA, from the coding sequence ATGACGAACCCCCGCGAGTGGAATCGGCCGACGCGCGCCGTGGTCGCGATCCTCGTCGCCGTGCTGCTCGGCTCGGCCGTTCGCAACATCAAGGAGGACGGCGACTTCCGGGGCTACCTGGAGGTCGGCGAGCTCGTGCTGCGCGGCGCCGACATCTACGCCGAGGCGCGACCCGACGTGAACACCTGGCCGCCGCTCTACGCCGTGGCCTGCGTCCCGTTCGCGTTGCTCGCCCGGGTGAGCGTCTATCTGGCGCGCGCCGTGTGGCTCGGGCTCAACTTCGCGTGCATCGTCGCGCTCTTCCGTCTGGCGACGTACCTCGTTCACCGCCGCCCACTCGTGCTTGTCGCGGCACCGGGCACGGTCGCGCTCGTCTCCGGCGCCATCCTCGGACCGCTCGTGCTGTCCGCGCGCTTCCTCCTCGGCAACCTCGACCGCCTCCAGATCAACATGGTGATCCTCGCCGCCTGCCTGCTCGCGATCGCGTGGATCGTGCGCGGGCGCGCCGCCGCGGGAGGCGCCCTCGTCGGGTTGGCCGCCGCGGTGAAGGTCCTGCCGATCTTCTTCCTGCCGTACTTCGCGTGGAAGCGCTGGTGGCGCGCCCTCGGCGCCGCCCTCGCCACCGGCGCGCTCGCGTCGCTGGCGCCGGCGCTCGTGTTCGGCTGGGAGCGCTTCGTGGCCTATGCGCGACACTGGCTCGCGCTCTCGGCCGGCAGCTGGCCGGTACGCAAGGGGAACCAGAGCGTCTACGCGATGGTCGATCGCCTCTACACGCACGACGCGATCGTGTGGAGCGCAGCGCACAAGCGCCTCACGGCCTCGAATGATCCGGTCGTGGCGGCGATCGTCTACGGGCTCCTGGCGCTGGTCGCCCTGGTGTTCCTCCGGGCGACCCGCCGCGGGGGGCGGGCGCCGGCGAGCGTGGGGGTCACCATGGAGGCGGCGATCGTCCTCTGCGTGACGGTGCTCTTCGCGCCGCTCGCGTGGAAGCACTACTTCGTGTTCCTTCTGCTCGGCCAGTTCGTGCTCTGGCATGCCGCCTTCGGCGGCGGCTACGGCCTCGACGAGCCCGCGCGCCGGCGCGTCGCCTGGGCCCTCGGCATCTCCTACGCGCTCACGACCCTCACCGTGCGCGGCGTCGTCGGCAAACCGCTCGCGCAGACGCTCGAGACGATGTCGGCGGTGACGCTCGGCGCGCTCGTGGTGCTCGGCGCGCTGCTCTGGGTGCGGGCGCGCGCCGGCGCGGGCGGCGCGGCCGACGCCGTGCCGGGGGCCTGA
- a CDS encoding glycosyltransferase family 9 protein: MRVPAKRILIVLLGAIGDVVRALPLANRVRAGYPGAHLAWAVEPAAAPVLVGHPALDDRLVFERPGGVPAFFAFLRRVRAEGFDLVLDLQGHAKSGLVSAATRAPVRLGFHRRNAKELNWLWSTHTIAPVEARGWKLAQYERFADWLDLPPQAPRFDVTVAAGEAASVDRLLAPLTRPFAALFLGSTWESRLWFADRCAEVIDGLAARGLDAVLVGGTDVRALAAATIARSSRPPLDLTARTSLRESYGVLARAQVAIGPDSGPMHLAAAAGTPVVSLWGATTPARSAPFGSQDLVLVGRAACVPCYLRRCPIGRACMRDITTERVLAQVARVLDGTR; this comes from the coding sequence GTGCGCGTCCCCGCCAAGCGGATCCTGATCGTCCTGCTCGGCGCGATCGGCGACGTCGTGCGCGCGCTGCCCCTCGCGAACCGCGTGCGCGCCGGCTATCCCGGCGCGCACCTCGCCTGGGCGGTCGAGCCGGCCGCCGCTCCGGTGCTGGTCGGACATCCCGCGCTCGACGACCGGCTCGTGTTCGAGCGTCCTGGCGGGGTCCCCGCCTTCTTCGCGTTCCTCCGGCGCGTCCGCGCCGAAGGCTTCGACCTCGTGCTGGACCTGCAGGGCCACGCCAAGAGCGGGCTGGTGAGCGCCGCCACGCGCGCGCCGGTCCGCCTCGGCTTCCATCGCCGCAACGCCAAGGAGCTCAACTGGCTCTGGAGCACGCACACGATCGCTCCGGTCGAAGCGCGCGGTTGGAAGCTCGCCCAGTACGAGCGGTTCGCCGACTGGCTCGATCTGCCGCCGCAAGCGCCGCGCTTCGACGTCACCGTGGCCGCCGGGGAGGCGGCGAGCGTCGACCGCCTGCTCGCGCCGCTCACGCGGCCCTTCGCGGCGCTCTTCCTCGGATCCACCTGGGAGAGCCGCCTCTGGTTCGCCGACCGCTGCGCCGAGGTGATCGACGGGCTTGCGGCTCGCGGGCTCGACGCGGTCCTCGTCGGCGGAACGGACGTCCGCGCGCTCGCCGCGGCGACGATCGCCCGCTCCTCCCGGCCGCCGCTCGATCTCACCGCCCGCACCTCGCTCCGCGAGAGCTACGGCGTCCTCGCGCGCGCGCAGGTCGCGATCGGCCCTGACTCGGGGCCGATGCACCTCGCCGCGGCCGCCGGCACTCCGGTCGTGTCGCTCTGGGGCGCCACGACCCCGGCCCGCTCCGCGCCGTTCGGCTCGCAGGATCTCGTGCTGGTCGGACGGGCCGCGTGCGTGCCGTGCTATCTCCGACGGTGTCCGATCGGCCGCGCGTGCATGCGGGACATCACGACGGAGCGCGTGCTGGCGCAAGTCGCGCGCGTCCTCGACGGCACGCGATGA
- a CDS encoding sulfatase-like hydrolase/transferase: MSAARANVLVLLVDCMRADALGSRGVPTPNLDALTARGGRFTQAIASASSTTPCVATMLTGLHSPRHGVRSIGAHRLHAQATTLATTLAAAGYHTVAEMTGPLGTESGLDRGFAEYRVRPASVYLSDAWGRDLVARLGGGALPAPWFLFLHLWELHAPRKVLPPFRGRRFGKTRYDRALASLDATLAPLLAALPADTVVLLHGDHGERVMASTLAYRWYRLRRDLLGASRTRKLEGHETDVYEDLVRVPLAIVAPGRVPAGATSDQLVRQVDLTPTVLDLAGVPAPPGLDGVSLVPALAAGRALDLEAFLEACGRVRGTGRDRRRAWRTARWKFIEAPHAPDVADELYDLAADPRERRNVAGSEPALVAGFKAKIAAVEAGAVGAGEALGAEEEAAVEARLRDLGYIE; this comes from the coding sequence GTGAGCGCGGCGCGAGCGAACGTCCTCGTCCTCCTCGTCGACTGCATGCGCGCCGATGCGCTCGGCAGCCGCGGCGTTCCGACGCCGAACCTCGACGCCCTCACCGCACGCGGCGGGCGCTTCACGCAGGCGATCGCCTCCGCGTCGTCGACCACACCGTGCGTCGCGACCATGCTCACCGGACTCCACTCGCCGCGCCACGGGGTCCGTTCGATCGGCGCGCACCGCCTGCACGCGCAGGCGACGACGCTCGCGACCACGCTCGCCGCCGCGGGATACCACACGGTCGCCGAGATGACCGGGCCGCTCGGCACCGAGAGCGGCCTCGACCGCGGCTTCGCCGAGTACCGCGTGCGGCCGGCCTCGGTGTACCTGAGCGACGCCTGGGGCCGCGATCTCGTCGCGCGTCTCGGCGGCGGCGCGCTCCCAGCGCCGTGGTTCCTCTTCCTCCACCTCTGGGAGCTGCACGCCCCGCGCAAGGTTCTGCCGCCGTTCCGCGGACGTCGCTTCGGCAAGACGCGCTACGACCGCGCGCTCGCGAGCCTCGACGCGACGCTGGCGCCGCTCCTCGCCGCGCTCCCCGCGGACACCGTCGTGCTGCTGCACGGCGACCACGGCGAGCGCGTGATGGCCAGCACGCTCGCGTACCGCTGGTATCGCCTGCGCCGCGACCTGCTCGGCGCGAGCCGGACCCGCAAGCTCGAGGGCCACGAGACCGACGTCTACGAGGATCTCGTCCGCGTGCCGCTCGCCATCGTGGCGCCAGGCCGCGTGCCCGCCGGCGCGACGAGCGATCAGCTGGTCCGCCAGGTCGACCTGACGCCGACCGTCCTGGATCTCGCCGGCGTCCCGGCTCCGCCCGGGCTCGACGGCGTGAGCCTCGTGCCGGCGCTCGCCGCGGGGCGCGCGCTCGACCTCGAGGCGTTCCTCGAAGCGTGCGGGCGGGTGCGGGGCACCGGACGCGACCGCCGCCGCGCGTGGCGCACCGCGCGCTGGAAGTTCATCGAGGCGCCCCACGCCCCCGACGTCGCCGACGAGCTCTACGACCTCGCGGCCGACCCGCGCGAGCGGCGCAACGTGGCCGGGTCCGAGCCCGCCCTCGTCGCGGGCTTCAAGGCGAAGATCGCGGCGGTCGAGGCGGGCGCCGTCGGAGCGGGGGAGGCGCTCGGCGCCGAGGAAGAGGCCGCCGTCGAAGCGCGCCTCCGCGACCTCGGCTACATCGAATGA